The proteins below are encoded in one region of Triticum aestivum cultivar Chinese Spring chromosome 1B, IWGSC CS RefSeq v2.1, whole genome shotgun sequence:
- the LOC123133801 gene encoding NAC domain-containing protein 48 — MSGGGGGGSAATQGQQDLQLPPGFRFHPTDEELVMHYLCRRCAGLPISVPIIAEVDLYKFDPWQLPRMALYGEKEWYFFSPRDRKYPNGSRPNRSAGTGYWKATGADKPVGTPKPLAIKKALVFYAGKAPKGDKTNWIMHEYRLADVDRSARKKNSLRLDDWVLCRIYNKKGASERPSAGDRTASASPGHAAVGSPPEQKLALLRPYAPQPFSDLAAYYEVRPSDSMPRAHADSSCSEHVLTASCERPEVQSQPKISEWERTFATATPGVNPAGLMLDPAAGLPAGDPLLQDILMYWGKPF, encoded by the exons atgagcggcggcggcggcggaggatcgGCGGCGACGCAGGGGCAGCAGGATCTGCAGCTGCCGCCGGGGTTCAGATTCCATCCGACGGACGAGGAGCTGGTGATGCACTACCTCTGCCGGCGGTGCGCCGGCCTGCCCATCTCCGTGCCCATCATCGCCGAGGTCGACCTCTACAAGTTCGACCCATGGCAGCTCCCGA GAATGGCGCTCTACGGCGAGAAGGAGTGGTACTTCTTCTCCCCGCGCGACCGCAAGTACCCGAACGGGTCGCGGCCGAACCGGTCGGCCGGCACGGGCTACTGGAAGGCCACCGGCGCCGACAAGCCGGTGGGCACGCCCAAGCCCCTGGCCATCAAGAAGGCGCTCGTCTTCTACGCCGGGAAGGCGCCCAAGGGCGACAAgaccaactggatcatgcacgagtaccgcctcgccgacgtcgaccgctccgcccgcaagaAGAACAGCCTCAGG TTGGATGACTGGGTGCTTTGCCGGATCTACAACAAGAAAGGCGCCTCGGAGAGGCCGAGCGCCGGTGACCGGACCGCGAGCGCGAGCCCCGGGCACGCGGCCGTCGGCTCGCCGCCGGAGCAGAAACTGGCCCTGCTGCGGCCATACGCGCCGCAGCCGTTCTCGGACCTGGCGGCGTACTACGAGGTGAGGCCGTCGGACTCGATGCCGCGGGCGCACGCGGACTCGAGCTGCTCGGAACACGTGCTGACGGCGTCGTGCGAGCGGCCGGAGGTGCAGAGCCAGCCCAAGATCTCCGAGTGGGAGCGCACGTTCGCCACAGCCACCCCGGGCGTCAACCCGGCCGGCTTGATGCTCGACCCGGCGGCCGGGCTCCCCGCCGGCGACCCGCTCCTCCAGGACATCCTCATGTACTGGGGCAAGCCGTTCTGA